In Zingiber officinale cultivar Zhangliang chromosome 3A, Zo_v1.1, whole genome shotgun sequence, the DNA window TTCCATTTTGCCGGAACCGGAAGAGATCCCAGACCTTTTCTGGTCAGCAGGGCGCAGGCCGGAACCAACCCGCGAGGGGCGGGAGCCAAAGGAAAGGATATCGCGGAAGAAGGCGAGGCGGCGGCGGCAACGACTCGGATGCCATAGAGATTAGGGTTAGTGTTCCGAAGGATAACGGATCCATGGAGAGAGGCAGCCATTGGAGACTGCAGAAGTGCGAGAAGGGTGGAGCGATAGCCGGAAGACTCGAAGTCGGAAGAAAATTAGAAACGACGGAGAGACCAAGAAAGAAGGATCTGAAATAATGGAAGGTATTTGGGCAAAAACTAAAAGACAAGGTCCGTGCTCAGTCCTCcattttatttatcattaattattctatcatataaacaacAAATCTTCTATTTTGATGAAAAAATATTGtttcaattatatatataaattttaataaaaaaatgataatctcaatTAGATTCATTGATTATCTCTGGGTGATCAGtccaatttcaaaaaaaaattccatCGATCGTCAGAATAAATCGAGAAGTGCATGCGACGACCAATCCAGAAATCCAATATCTTTTGGTTACGACCTTcattaggaaaaaaaatttaaaattcctacaaatacgtcGTAGTTGGGGTTCGAACTGCGAATGCCTGGAGGGGTggaattagaaaatttttttaaggaGGGATTGAATCCACACTGTGCAAGCTATCTGTCACTGTCGCCGCTGATCGCATGCACTAACGCGCTTCAACGTATTCTTTTGGGTGGGAAGAAGGACGGGGAGGAGACAGAAGGTGGAAGGCCTGGAACTCAGGTTGCTCAATTTCTCCACCAACACTATCCGCTTCATCACCTCCTGCATAAAAATTTATCGGAGAAGAAGATTGGGGGGTTGCTTTGGTGGTTTCGACGAATTGGGGGAGAGGGGCTAAAGCCCCCCTTTATCCCCCTTGTCGGTCCTCTCCTGAGTAGTTGGATGATAATCTGAATGTCCTACTCTGATATTATGATCCCGAGGACATAAACTTTAATAAAGAAGTAACATTGACTGTTTAAATAACTTATTATATGCATATCATATTTAATGTGGATCGGTGAGGCCGGGCCGTATCGAGCTCAATTTCTTCTTTCCTTATGGGCCAACTCGGCTGACCCGTCTTGATAATAGCAAATTATTATAGACTATCAGTTGAAAAGTCAAGGGAGCCTTGGTTTGTTtggttttttatttcatttttaagaaaaatattttttttagaaaatatttttttatttttcatttctattttttagaaaataaaaatagataacAACGTAAAAAAATTTTTAACGCACCCTAATTATTTCAagtatttctttcttttttcccaAAATGAAAGGAAGAAATTAATTACTTTAGTAGTTCATGCTTTGCCCAAAAACAACTCAGaatgaaaaaacaaaaagaaagaaagaaatgagAAGAAAAAAGTATTTCGTtaccttttttttcctttctctgTTTTTCTCTGCACTACAAAATTTCCAATGATAAATATTCTTCGAAAAACATTACGAATTCTCCGGTATATACATGTTTCTGCCATTCGAAACCAGGCACAATCCCACAGATTACTACTTGTACTAGGGAAGCGCAAGCTGGCCGTACTCGCCGGCGTCTCCGCCGCTCCGCCACACATCCTGGCCTACCGCCTCCGCCCCTTCCCCGGCGCCTTGTTCCAGCAGCGAGCGCCGGCACGTGGGGCACGAGGAGTGCGACGCGAGCCACTTGTCGATGCACCGGACGTGGAACCCGTGGTGGCACTTGGGGAGCACCCGGACCTTCTCCCCGTCCGCGAACTCGCCGAGGCATATGGGGCACTCGGTCGCCGGCGGGATGTCTGCTCCCTCGCCGTACACAGCCACCGGGATCCGGCGGAGCGCCTGCCGCTTGAGCCCCGTCGCCGCCAGCCGCGTGGACGCCTCCTCGGGGGTCTCGAACGCCAGCCGCCGCCCGCACCGGAGCGCGCACCGCACGATCGAGTTGAGCCCCAGCGCGAATATAAGCGCGCACAGCAGCGCCGCCAGGATGATGACCATGTTGGTGTCGAAGTTGGCGTTGCTACCCCCGGCGGCGACGTACGGCGGCCCTGTCCTGTTGGCCCCCGGCGGCGCCTCCGAGAAGCCTCCCAGGTGCCTGCCCCTTAGTACCCTCATGCGATCGTCTACAAGGTGTTCGACGAAATGGGGCAGAAAGGAAAACAATCAAATAGGCTGCAAGTGTTAAGTGTAAGAAAGACTTGTGTGCCTTTTGCCTCTATCTTGCTTTAGATTCCTGCCAATCTCTCTAAGAATACTCTTTTGGGGCAATCATCCAGCAAAGAATCTGAAGACGGTGGAGATATTGGAACTGGCATCTGCTCGTCAACAAAAGGAAAATATATGATAAATTAAGGAGGTTCTCACAAACCTATGAATTCCTATTTGGAAATTTTTGCAGCTCAGGAACCTTTCAACAGCCGAGGTGTTGCCTTCACGAACCGAGGTAAAGATCCTTGCTTTCCCCAATAACACTGAAGACATGCATGGATTTAGGTAGTTTGCAGTTGCTAATGCTAGATTGAGATGGGTGGAGTCACCGACATGAGAAGAGGTAGGGGAATCTGCACAGCCCAAGAAATAAAAAAGATTGACATGAAAGGATATTCACTGTGGTTGTGTAGGAAAAAATTTTAAGACAAGGAAATCATGATTATAGCGACAGTTTAATAGCATCATAATCACAATACTGATATAATTACCAATGAATTATTAGTCTTTCATAAGATAATGCGTCACATCAGTGAAATTTTTTGTTCCCTGCATCACAAAGACTGAAGGTGCTCTGAGTTCACCGCTGGTGTCCTTTTCCTTTGCTACATGGTCGGACCTACTAGGAAACTATATTGATGGTTTTCTAGATATTTTGCTACTGCTCCCCTGTGTCTTTGTCATGCTTATCTTGCAGAGGTACAGATATTTTCTAGTGTAGCCACTTGTTACTGACCGCGGTAGTAATATCAAGAGAAGGCATGTGAGGGAGGAAAATGACTGATATGATCATGTGTCTGCCTAGAATAATGTGGTCCAGATTGTATTTGTTCTATAAGTTGAAAGGGGCATCTAGCTAAATTTTCCCTCTTTTACCTAGTTGTCTAATGTTAAGACGAAATTAAGCAACTAATGACTCCACTCCATTGAAAGCATGATCCTTGCATTTCTTGAAAAGTATTGTGGATTGGGTAGGAGTCACTGTGGCCAATCAAGTCATTGTTTCTTTGACAATACATTTTCCTACTTCAAAAGCATAACGTTGATAGCGCAGCCACAGTTGAATGATCATGTTTTTTTATTCCAAAATTAGTAGCTTCATCCACTTCAGAAAGGCCAACAAGAAACATTGTAGGCCAATATGTGCCTGGCAGAGGTTGGGATgtcttttctgtttttttttcttttcccctcTGTTAGTTGTCTGATAAAGGAAGACAATTAATAAGGATATCTACTCTCTAGTAGATTGAGAGTGTAGTGTTATTGTAATGATCAGCtcttaatttataaagaacaagTGTTGTTTCATGTATAAAATATAAAACCTTTGGTAAGTAGTTTAGAAGCATCCAGTGATTTAGAAACTCTTAAAGAACAGTGTTGAGTGCAGGCTCGCAGTCCTTATGACCCATTTGTGTTAGGATCAAATACAAACTTAGAGGTAGATTTATGAACAGAATTGCAAATCTCATGTATTTACAATCTAGATTTCAAGCTGGGACTTCAGTCTCTGTCATGGACAAAATGTCTTACCAGTTGGCCGAGTGAAACTCTCCATGAAGGTCCAAGTTTCTCATGCATCTGATGTTTTTGTCAGACAATAGTACTGACAAGCTTGTAAAATAACAGAGCTTCATCAAGATTAACTAAATAATAACCAGCTTTCGCTCAAACTCAATAATTGTTCCTTACAAAATCTATCATTTTCTTTACAATTGATGTTTCATATCACAATATATTCGTATTTAGAGGTTAACCATTTTATAAGGAACTAACTCCTGGGTGGTGAGaatagtttagtaattttagggAGTAAAATAAAATTTGGATTTAAATGCAGGTTTGGATCGAATACGAATTGGAACTGCATCCATTAAGGGTCTTAAATGGGCCTTGATTTGGGCTTGTGCCTAATAAGACAAACCCTGATCCTTTAAGAGTTTTAGGTTAATGGGAATTTAAGGCTTGTATCTTCAAGCATTTAAGTTTTCCTAATGGTGCCAGGCTTTGTTACAGTTTTGATGGTTAAATCGTGGCGCACTGCATGAATGATTTACTTCGACAGACCTAAGAACGTTGGTCGTTGGATGCCAGACCACTATCCAACGACCACTAGTGCTTATGATTTATCTTGATAGCTGACAGAAAATTTTTATTGGTTCAGACCGGATTACCAAACCTAGCTAAGTTTGATTAATGACATGTAGTTGGTATGGtgctgcatgagcaaactaactaGTTAAAACTATACATATGTAATGTTAATATAATGAAACAATCTAATCTCATAATAATACAAGTTTATTAGTTGATTagaatgttagaaaattaaaGTTTGATCTGATCGAAAGTCTCATGTACAAGGTAGATTTATcactttatgtttttttttataaaaaaaaaaattgaagtagACTTCTTTTTGCTATGAGGAGTTAGGTAGCTACTGCAGTTTGATGGAGAGAGCTTGATCACTATAAAGCTTGTTAAAGGAGATAGATCTAGCTGTTTCCACCTAGCCTTAGATTCTCAAGGTTTTCTTTCACAATTATCAGTCTTTTAAAATTGTTCTtacataaaattaaaagaaagttttaggGTTCCCTACAAGCTATATATAATAGTAAAGATTGAAGACGATAAGAAATGTTGCCGTGCAAGTAAGGTTTAGGAGAAACCAAACAGCCCTTAATCGGCACGAAACAGTTTTTAGCGAAATTACGGATTGTTAATATATTTACCAGATCAATATATTTCATCTGTCTGTTCTTAATGACGTATTTGAACGCCAATAAATGTTCTGTCTGCGAAGTTAATTTGTCCGCATCAGCCTGAACAACTTAAATAACACATTTTGTTCGAAATTGACATCTTAAGTCTGAAGAACAATTTCATTTGTAATTCCCGAAATTACGAGGAATTCAATTTTGcagtaaaatttaaattaaaagaaaaaagaacGAAAGAAAGAATCCACTCGTCTATGCACAACTCACGAGAAAGAATCGTGTCCGTCCAATTTGCTGTTGGGGAATATCTAATCTGATGGCTGTCTGACAGCGATGTGCTGTGTTGACCTTTCAACAAACTTCTATGCGACCGTCGTAGGTGGCGTGACGTTGATGGCGGAGTATCTTGACATCCGTTCGGCCTCCACCGTTGCCACCCACCGCCGGCAGATCCGACCCAGCGAGGCGGCCTTTCGCCTTGCCCGCTCCGTCCCAGCCCCCATCAATTCCCATATTACCCACTCGATCCCCGGCATTGCCGCCAGTTCAGCGACGACGGTAGCCCCTGACCACCGGCACACCGCCACTAGCGCCGCGGCAGCGCTCTCCTTTGCCCAGTCGGAGCCGCGGCGGAGAACCCCGACGAGCCGCGGCACTGCACCGTTCGCCTCGGCTACCGCCTCCACCCCACCCCTCCTCGCGATAGCCGCCAGCACCGCGGTCGCCTCCTCCGCGACCTCGGGTTCAGCGGCGACTTCGAGGGCTACTGCAACTACGCCGCCCTCGATCAGACGAGCAGTGTTTTCCCGGTCTCCAGCGAGGCTCAGCACAGCGGCCATGGATTCTTTCTTCGAGCTGGTGGGGCCATCGCGCGCCATCTGCACTAAGCTCTCGACCACGCGGGGGTGTCGCGCGAGGCGCCGCCGGTAGGAGTGGATGGTGGAGAGGCTTAGCAAGGTGGCGGCGGCGTTCTCCTTCGCCTGCCACGAGACGCCATCTGCGAGAACGTGGACGATGCCGTCGACGGCGCCGTCCGTGTGCATGATGCGCCGCTTGTTGGCTTCCAAAATCGATAGGTTGAGCAACGCGGTCACGGCGTTGACCTGAAGCCCGGCATCTGCCGATTCGATAAGCGGGAGGAGCAGCGGAATTGCGCCGGCCTCCGCCACGAAGGCACGGTTGTCGGAGCCGTGCTTCGCCAGAAGCCGGAGCTCATGGACGATCCGGTGCGCAGCATCTGTCGACGATGCCGCAGCGAGCTCATCCACGAGGAACGACGCCGTCAACCTCGCCGCCTCGAGGGCCGCTTTGTTAGTCTCGGCGTGGGCGGAACCGTTGTCAGCCGAAACAGTCATCTTGTTGTTGGTGCTGTTGTTACTGGTGGTGTCGGATCCATCGAAGGGAATATTGTTGTCTCGGCACCATCGGGCGATAAGGTTCTTGAGGGCCAGATTAGGGACGAGCTCGAGGTGTGTGAGTACCTGACGAGAATTAGGGCACGTAGCATGGCCGGAGGTGATCCACCGGGCAATGGAATCCCGATCATATGTCTGCCCGGTGGCCACAACCACCGGATCGCGCATCAGCTCCAGCGATATAGAGCATCTGAAATCATCCGGCACCACAAGGTCCTCTGTGGCCGAAAAGGGCGACTTGCTGTCTCTGGAAGACGAACCCGATCGCGGAGTCGAGGCGCCAAAGAGAACGCAGCTGCCATACCGAAGGATCGAGGCGAGTGCCACCATGACTACCGCCCACCTCTCATCCACTGCACCGTCGGCTACGTCGCATTCCATCCGTTCGATCTCCATTCGACAGCTCCTGGAGTCCGCAAGGCCTAGCCGGCGGAATATACCCTGCATCCCGCTCCGATCAGGCACGGCGCCGCCTTCAACACTCGCGATGAGCTCGAGGACGTCTCTGCGGAGGGCGAGAGACGGCGGATCGACGGCGGGCGACGATCTGCGGATCTGCCGGCGGAGGAGGCGGACGAGATCCCTAACATCCTCGGAGATTCTAAGCTCACCCAGCGGGAGGATCTCGAGGAAGGTGACCAGATCGACGACCTGCCCGTGGATCTCATCGGCGAGGCGCTCGGCGCGGAAGAGGAAGGCAACGCGGCTGCGGGCGGATCGGTCGTGCAGGAGAATCTTGAGGCGGTGGAAGACGAGAAGGATCTCGCGGAAGCACAGGGAGGCAGAGCGGGGCAACAGGCGGCTGTCGTCGTACTCACGGAGGAGCTCCTCGAAGAGGAGGGCGAGCTGCCTGGCGTTGCGGGGGACGGAGGAAAAGTTGGGATTGACGCGGAGGTGGGACGGAGAAGAAGCCGACGCGTGTTGCTGTTGGTGGGCGTAGGCGGCGAGGTCATgtgagaagaggaggaggaggcggaggaggTCGGCGTCCGAGGAGGGATCCGGGGgagggaaggaggaggaggaggtgctgGTGGCCATGGCGGCGTGAGTCGTGAGCATACCGCGTTAGATCAAATGCGGGGGGAAGGgagaagggattattaaagaggaaaagaaggaagaagaaggcaggTGAACTGAGATGGATTGGATTTGGGGAAAATGGGAGTCCGCTGGACGCCGCCTACTTTTTGGGGTTTTGTTTTTATAGATGGCGAGCGTAGCgataagaagaggagaag includes these proteins:
- the LOC122053014 gene encoding RING-H2 finger protein ATL74-like, producing MRVLRGRHLGGFSEAPPGANRTGPPYVAAGGSNANFDTNMVIILAALLCALIFALGLNSIVRCALRCGRRLAFETPEEASTRLAATGLKRQALRRIPVAVYGEGADIPPATECPICLGEFADGEKVRVLPKCHHGFHVRCIDKWLASHSSCPTCRRSLLEQGAGEGAEAVGQDVWRSGGDAGEYGQLALP
- the LOC122053015 gene encoding U-box domain-containing protein 16-like; amino-acid sequence: MLTTHAAMATSTSSSSFPPPDPSSDADLLRLLLLFSHDLAAYAHQQQHASASSPSHLRVNPNFSSVPRNARQLALLFEELLREYDDSRLLPRSASLCFREILLVFHRLKILLHDRSARSRVAFLFRAERLADEIHGQVVDLVTFLEILPLGELRISEDVRDLVRLLRRQIRRSSPAVDPPSLALRRDVLELIASVEGGAVPDRSGMQGIFRRLGLADSRSCRMEIERMECDVADGAVDERWAVVMVALASILRYGSCVLFGASTPRSGSSSRDSKSPFSATEDLVVPDDFRCSISLELMRDPVVVATGQTYDRDSIARWITSGHATCPNSRQVLTHLELVPNLALKNLIARWCRDNNIPFDGSDTTSNNSTNNKMTVSADNGSAHAETNKAALEAARLTASFLVDELAAASSTDAAHRIVHELRLLAKHGSDNRAFVAEAGAIPLLLPLIESADAGLQVNAVTALLNLSILEANKRRIMHTDGAVDGIVHVLADGVSWQAKENAAATLLSLSTIHSYRRRLARHPRVVESLVQMARDGPTSSKKESMAAVLSLAGDRENTARLIEGGVVAVALEVAAEPEVAEEATAVLAAIARRGGVEAVAEANGAVPRLVGVLRRGSDWAKESAAAALVAVCRWSGATVVAELAAMPGIEWVIWELMGAGTERARRKAASLGRICRRWVATVEAERMSRYSAINVTPPTTVA